The Acidobacteriota bacterium genome has a segment encoding these proteins:
- a CDS encoding class I SAM-dependent methyltransferase, whose protein sequence is MRKTANPFFAVALGALAVAGFFSCSHSEKIGSRAEEPVSASGVEIGLSTQATTIRNLTQDPIEYGIRHDGTDGVWETRVTQPGSIDRIEAESNLEISYTSGDDPVFNSLETGVPYTFRYVNGDRVQIYLGSHGLEDAEDLAPFVPTPMPVVRRMLEMAGVGAEDIVYDIGCGDGRIVIEAAKTFGARGVGIDIDPEMVAKSKANVEEAGLNDRVEILHMDATRADISAATVVTLYLLPESNELLRPIFEAQLKPGTAVVSHNYSIAGWEDRKIDFDTVLDEHGGEHYIYLYRR, encoded by the coding sequence ATGCGGAAGACAGCAAATCCTTTTTTCGCCGTCGCTCTCGGCGCTCTGGCGGTTGCCGGCTTCTTTTCCTGTTCCCACAGTGAAAAGATCGGCTCACGGGCCGAAGAACCGGTTTCAGCGTCCGGCGTCGAAATCGGACTCTCGACCCAGGCCACCACCATCAGGAATCTCACGCAGGATCCCATCGAATACGGAATCCGTCACGATGGGACGGACGGCGTCTGGGAAACGCGCGTCACCCAGCCCGGCTCGATCGACCGTATCGAGGCCGAATCGAATTTGGAAATCAGTTATACCAGCGGCGACGATCCGGTCTTCAACTCCTTGGAGACCGGCGTGCCTTATACGTTCCGCTATGTCAACGGCGACCGGGTGCAGATCTACTTGGGCTCCCACGGTCTCGAAGACGCCGAGGATCTTGCGCCCTTTGTCCCGACACCGATGCCCGTCGTCCGGCGGATGCTGGAAATGGCCGGGGTCGGGGCGGAGGACATCGTCTATGACATCGGTTGCGGCGACGGCCGCATCGTCATCGAGGCGGCCAAGACGTTCGGGGCCCGCGGCGTGGGCATCGACATCGATCCTGAAATGGTCGCAAAATCCAAGGCCAATGTCGAAGAGGCCGGCCTGAATGATCGGGTCGAAATCCTTCACATGGACGCCACGCGGGCGGATATTTCCGCAGCGACGGTCGTCACGCTCTACCTTCTTCCCGAATCGAACGAACTCCTGAGGCCGATCTTCGAGGCCCAGCTCAAGCCCGGAACGGCGGTTGTTTCCCATAATTATTCAATCGCCGGATGGGAAGACCGCAAAATCGACTTCGACACGGTCCTCGACGAGCACGGTGGAGAGCACTACATTTACCTCTACAGGCGGTGA
- a CDS encoding energy-coupling factor transporter transmembrane component T, with amino-acid sequence MKSFNRSLNGEADAHLRNIDPRAKIIAFAGAAAIVVTEPPGGTQAYLYYYLILAGLFLFGRMAPAGVLRRSLPAIPFILTAAVLLPFSRMAESGGAADWGLSLSLFLKAAAALILISLLVSSDSLDRVLGGLRRLGLPAVFGSLSSLMFRFAFIVNDERLRTERARLSRTPGRLRVNRFQVYGRQAAMIFLRSWERAQTLHQAMLSRGFTGTYPSTREMTFRLRDAAFAGFCLGLFGVVRILA; translated from the coding sequence ATGAAATCATTCAACCGGAGTCTTAACGGCGAAGCCGACGCCCACCTGCGCAACATCGATCCCCGGGCAAAAATCATCGCATTCGCCGGGGCGGCCGCCATCGTCGTTACCGAACCGCCGGGTGGGACCCAAGCTTACCTTTACTATTATCTGATTCTGGCCGGGCTTTTCCTGTTCGGACGCATGGCTCCGGCCGGCGTTCTCCGGCGCTCCCTTCCCGCGATTCCCTTCATCCTGACCGCCGCCGTTCTTCTGCCCTTCTCAAGGATGGCCGAAAGCGGGGGAGCGGCCGACTGGGGCCTGTCCCTGTCGCTTTTTCTCAAGGCCGCGGCCGCCCTGATCCTCATCTCCCTCCTCGTCTCCTCGGACAGTTTGGACCGGGTTTTGGGCGGATTGCGCCGGCTCGGCCTTCCGGCCGTTTTCGGCTCCCTCTCCTCCCTCATGTTTCGGTTCGCGTTTATCGTCAACGACGAACGGCTGAGAACGGAACGGGCCCGGCTCAGCCGCACGCCGGGCCGGCTGCGGGTCAACCGCTTCCAGGTCTACGGGCGGCAGGCGGCCATGATATTCTTAAGAAGCTGGGAGCGCGCCCAAACACTTCATCAAGCCATGCTGTCCAGGGGCTTCACGGGAACCTATCCCTCGACCCGGGAGATGACGTTCAGACTTCGCGACGCCGCTTTTGCCGGTTTCTGTCTCGGATTATTCGGAGTCGTTCGGATCCTCGCATGA
- a CDS encoding OFA family MFS transporter, with protein MTSPDKLFGMNPRSGRWVFIALGLGVSICLGAVYAYSVFKTPLEDLFGASATQSNLPFMVFLAVFALFTFIAGRFVEVFGPRRVMAVGGLVVGSGWILTMFAPSMTSVVLTYGIIGGAGVGIVYGCPIAVATRWFPDRKGFAVGLTILGFGISAVVTAPLARALIASLGPLKTFGIMGAGIILVIVLLSQPMRFPTPGWKPEGWIPPESPTKSPTPAVTPSQMIRTPAFKGLYLCFTIGTTAGLMAIGISASVGREVIGLGDGAAAGFVSFFALFNGGGRPLFGWLTDRIGPRKTAVLSFALIFLASLGMLASGPGKTVLYAACFACFWLCLGGWLALSPAATAAYFGVMNHAKNYGLMFSAYGVGAILGGLISGNARDVFGSYRMAFGPTAALAVVGIILALTLLKPPSQRNR; from the coding sequence ATGACAAGTCCTGACAAGCTCTTCGGAATGAACCCCCGCTCCGGCCGCTGGGTCTTCATCGCCCTCGGCCTCGGCGTCAGTATCTGCCTCGGCGCGGTGTACGCCTACAGCGTGTTCAAGACGCCGCTCGAGGATCTTTTCGGTGCGAGCGCGACCCAAAGCAACCTTCCCTTTATGGTTTTTCTGGCCGTGTTCGCCCTGTTCACGTTTATCGCCGGCCGGTTTGTCGAGGTTTTCGGGCCGCGCCGCGTCATGGCCGTCGGCGGCCTTGTCGTCGGATCCGGATGGATCCTGACCATGTTCGCCCCGTCCATGACTTCGGTCGTCCTGACTTACGGCATCATCGGCGGCGCCGGAGTCGGTATTGTCTACGGCTGCCCGATCGCCGTCGCCACCCGCTGGTTTCCGGACCGCAAGGGTTTCGCCGTCGGCTTGACCATTCTCGGTTTCGGGATATCAGCGGTCGTCACGGCCCCTCTGGCCCGGGCACTCATCGCCTCACTCGGTCCCCTCAAAACCTTCGGCATCATGGGCGCGGGCATCATTCTCGTCATCGTTCTCCTTTCCCAACCCATGCGGTTTCCCACGCCCGGATGGAAGCCCGAAGGATGGATTCCACCCGAATCCCCGACGAAGAGCCCCACCCCGGCCGTAACTCCTTCACAAATGATCCGGACCCCGGCTTTTAAAGGCCTCTACCTCTGTTTCACCATCGGGACGACGGCCGGCCTCATGGCCATCGGCATCTCGGCCTCGGTCGGACGGGAAGTCATCGGACTCGGCGACGGAGCGGCGGCGGGGTTCGTTTCGTTTTTCGCCCTCTTCAACGGCGGCGGGCGTCCGCTTTTCGGTTGGCTGACGGACAGAATCGGTCCGAGGAAAACCGCCGTCCTGTCATTCGCCCTGATTTTCCTGGCTTCCCTGGGGATGCTCGCATCCGGCCCGGGAAAGACCGTGCTTTACGCCGCATGCTTCGCCTGTTTCTGGCTCTGTCTCGGCGGCTGGCTGGCGCTTTCTCCGGCGGCCACGGCGGCTTATTTCGGGGTCATGAACCACGCCAAAAATTACGGCCTGATGTTCAGCGCCTACGGAGTCGGAGCCATCCTCGGCGGCCTCATCTCCGGAAACGCCCGGGACGTTTTCGGAAGCTACCGCATGGCCTTCGGTCCGACGGCCGCCCTGGCCGTCGTAGGCATCATCCTGGCCCTGACTCTCCTCAAGCCCCCGAGCCAACGCAACCGATAA
- a CDS encoding CbiM family transporter: protein MHIADGIVTIEAAVAAYAVSLGAVAIAGKKAETEDIPRMGLAAAALFSVSLIHFPVAGTSVHLGLFGLAGIILGFKAFPAVFTALLFQALIFQHGGLLSLGLNAFNMGAGAAAAVVVWKWSGLPEPLRAGAAGFLGVVIPAALMAFEFRLSGYGKGIIFILGIYAVVGIVEAALTIAAVGFFRKIKSPILEKT, encoded by the coding sequence ATGCATATCGCCGACGGAATCGTAACGATCGAGGCCGCCGTTGCGGCCTATGCCGTAAGCCTTGGCGCCGTAGCCATCGCCGGGAAAAAGGCCGAGACCGAAGACATCCCCCGGATGGGCCTTGCAGCCGCCGCTCTTTTTTCCGTTTCCCTGATCCATTTCCCTGTCGCCGGGACATCGGTTCACCTCGGGCTTTTCGGCCTGGCCGGAATCATCCTGGGATTCAAGGCTTTCCCGGCCGTTTTCACGGCCCTCCTTTTCCAGGCCTTGATTTTCCAGCACGGCGGGCTCCTGTCCCTGGGGTTGAACGCCTTCAACATGGGAGCGGGAGCGGCGGCGGCGGTTGTGGTCTGGAAATGGTCCGGCCTCCCCGAGCCCCTGCGCGCCGGTGCCGCCGGCTTCCTGGGCGTCGTCATCCCGGCCGCCCTGATGGCCTTCGAATTCCGCCTTTCGGGATATGGGAAAGGCATCATCTTTATCCTGGGGATTTATGCGGTTGTCGGAATTGTCGAGGCCGCCCTCACCATCGCCGCCGTCGGATTCTTCCGCAAAATTAAATCCCCGATACTGGAGAAAACATGA
- a CDS encoding DUF6132 family protein — MPAVPIPIVIGAAAGAVIGYFFHKFIGCRTGGCVIAGNRYLSILYWAIIGALAANILAKLLS; from the coding sequence ATGCCCGCCGTACCGATCCCCATCGTCATCGGCGCCGCGGCCGGTGCGGTCATCGGATATTTTTTCCACAAATTCATCGGCTGCCGGACGGGCGGCTGCGTCATCGCCGGAAACCGGTATCTGTCCATCCTTTACTGGGCGATCATCGGCGCCCTGGCCGCCAATATCCTGGCGAAATTATTGAGCTGA
- the leuS gene encoding leucine--tRNA ligase, which produces MKHTESRRRYDFKAIEEKWQERWETFGLFQAPDVPRPDAKFYMLVMFAYPSGDIHMGHFRNYIIGDAVARQQMMLGKDVLHPFGWDAFGLPAERAAIQRGIHPREWTQGNIEVSRKTLKRAGISFDWSREVNSCLPDYYKWTQWMFLRLFEKGLAFRKRGFVNWCPEDKTVLANEQVKEGRCERCETVIEKRDQVQWYFRITDYADRLLEGLDRLPGWPDNLKTMQREWIGRSQGVEVDFIVEETGEKLPIFTTRPDTIYGVTFMALSPEAEIVDRLNLESPYREQVSEYRKKAFARSEIERTAGGDKDGVFTGKYAVNPFNNERIPLWVADYVLGGYGTGAVMAVPGHDSRDFAFARKYGLPIRIVIHPDAATALDPDDMDDAFTALGVMVRSGPFDGKIGEDGIEAVCSWAEEKGLGRRRVNYKLKDWLISRQRYWGAPIPIIHCPKCGPVAVPDADLPVLLPDVENFMPAGRSPLEDVPEFMDVSCPACGVAARRDADTMDTFVCSSWYFLRYCDAHNMDAPYDTAKADAWMPIDLYIGGITHATGHLLYFRFFTKFLHDIDRLACDEPDLRMFNHGMVLDAKGEVMSKSKGNVVSPTDLMDERGVDVARLAMFFTAPSEKEVLWSEEGTTGVEKFVMNKFLPLIRSLRGARPDLTRTFVPEDLTPEERAAYVRLNQTVKKAGESFAALHFNTAIAAVMELVRDYEPSKIENDVLNDQIILKTVQLLAPLAPHLAEEMWEQAGFTESVFKSAWPVHDTRAVVGDRIAVPIQVNGKLRDTVEVASSASQVEIEEAALASPRVRQHTDNREIVKKIYIPGRLLNIVVKG; this is translated from the coding sequence ATGAAACACACCGAATCGCGACGCAGATACGACTTCAAGGCCATCGAGGAGAAATGGCAGGAGCGATGGGAGACCTTCGGGCTCTTCCAGGCTCCGGATGTCCCGCGCCCCGACGCCAAGTTCTATATGCTGGTCATGTTCGCCTATCCCTCGGGCGACATCCACATGGGCCATTTCCGGAATTACATCATCGGCGACGCCGTGGCCCGGCAACAAATGATGCTCGGCAAGGACGTCCTCCACCCCTTCGGCTGGGATGCCTTCGGTCTTCCGGCCGAACGGGCGGCCATCCAGCGCGGCATCCATCCCCGGGAGTGGACTCAGGGAAACATCGAAGTCTCCCGCAAAACCCTGAAACGGGCCGGCATCTCCTTCGACTGGTCGCGCGAGGTCAACTCCTGTCTTCCCGACTACTACAAGTGGACGCAGTGGATGTTTCTCCGCCTGTTCGAGAAAGGTCTGGCCTTCCGGAAGCGCGGCTTCGTCAACTGGTGCCCCGAGGACAAAACCGTGCTGGCCAACGAGCAGGTCAAGGAGGGCCGCTGCGAACGCTGCGAAACGGTCATTGAGAAACGCGATCAGGTCCAGTGGTACTTCCGGATCACCGATTACGCCGACCGCCTCCTGGAAGGGCTCGACCGGCTGCCCGGCTGGCCCGATAACCTCAAGACCATGCAACGGGAGTGGATCGGCCGTTCCCAGGGCGTCGAGGTCGATTTCATCGTCGAGGAGACGGGAGAAAAGCTGCCGATCTTCACCACACGGCCGGACACGATCTACGGCGTCACCTTCATGGCTCTTTCTCCCGAAGCCGAGATCGTCGACCGCCTGAACCTCGAATCGCCTTACCGGGAGCAGGTCTCCGAATACCGGAAAAAAGCCTTTGCCCGAAGCGAGATCGAACGGACGGCGGGCGGAGACAAGGACGGCGTCTTCACCGGGAAATATGCCGTCAACCCGTTCAACAACGAACGGATCCCGCTCTGGGTCGCCGATTACGTTCTCGGCGGCTACGGCACCGGGGCGGTCATGGCCGTGCCCGGACACGACAGCCGTGACTTCGCCTTCGCCCGGAAATACGGTCTCCCGATCCGCATCGTCATCCATCCGGACGCGGCCACGGCACTCGATCCGGACGACATGGACGACGCCTTCACCGCTCTCGGCGTCATGGTCCGATCGGGGCCCTTCGACGGAAAGATCGGCGAGGACGGAATCGAAGCCGTTTGCTCCTGGGCCGAAGAGAAGGGCCTCGGCCGCCGCCGGGTCAACTACAAGCTCAAGGACTGGCTGATTTCCCGTCAGCGCTATTGGGGCGCGCCCATCCCCATCATCCACTGCCCGAAGTGCGGGCCGGTCGCCGTTCCGGATGCGGATCTGCCCGTTCTCCTGCCCGATGTCGAAAACTTCATGCCCGCAGGCCGATCGCCCCTGGAGGATGTCCCCGAATTCATGGACGTTTCCTGCCCCGCCTGCGGTGTGGCTGCCAGGCGCGACGCCGACACCATGGACACGTTCGTCTGCTCGTCATGGTACTTTCTCCGTTATTGCGACGCCCACAACATGGACGCGCCTTATGACACGGCCAAGGCCGACGCCTGGATGCCCATCGACCTCTATATCGGTGGGATCACCCACGCCACAGGCCACCTGCTCTATTTCCGTTTCTTTACGAAATTTCTCCACGACATCGATCGGCTGGCCTGCGACGAGCCCGACCTCCGGATGTTCAACCACGGCATGGTCCTCGACGCCAAGGGAGAGGTCATGTCCAAGTCCAAGGGGAATGTGGTCTCGCCGACCGATCTCATGGACGAGAGGGGCGTCGACGTCGCCCGCCTGGCCATGTTCTTCACGGCGCCGTCGGAAAAAGAGGTTCTCTGGTCGGAAGAGGGCACGACGGGCGTCGAAAAATTCGTCATGAACAAGTTCCTGCCGCTCATCCGTTCGCTTCGGGGGGCACGGCCCGACCTGACACGGACATTCGTCCCCGAAGACCTGACGCCTGAAGAACGGGCCGCCTATGTTCGGCTCAATCAGACGGTGAAAAAGGCCGGGGAATCCTTCGCCGCCCTTCATTTCAATACGGCGATCGCCGCCGTCATGGAGCTTGTCCGTGACTACGAACCGTCAAAGATCGAAAACGACGTCCTCAACGATCAGATCATTCTTAAAACCGTCCAGCTCTTGGCTCCTCTCGCACCCCACCTGGCCGAGGAGATGTGGGAACAAGCCGGATTCACGGAATCCGTCTTCAAATCGGCCTGGCCGGTTCACGACACCCGGGCCGTCGTCGGAGACAGGATTGCCGTCCCGATCCAGGTGAACGGAAAACTCCGAGACACCGTCGAGGTCGCCTCCAGCGCCTCGCAGGTTGAAATCGAAGAGGCGGCCCTGGCCAGCCCCCGGGTGCGCCAGCATACCGACAACCGGGAAATCGTGAAGAAAATCTATATTCCCGGACGGCTCCTCAATATTGTCGTCAAAGGATAA
- a CDS encoding response regulator: protein MEAIIVLIDDDKTTLQILESVLVRNGYRVFSARDGQAGLELAKQEKPDVLISDMLLPKVHGIDVCKRIKSDPEMSGTSVILMTGVYKKAVFKQETRDAGADAFLEKPIDTPLLLQTIEKFLKAR, encoded by the coding sequence ATGGAAGCGATAATTGTCCTTATCGACGACGATAAAACGACCCTGCAAATTTTGGAAAGCGTTCTGGTCCGGAACGGTTACCGGGTCTTCAGCGCCCGGGACGGCCAAGCGGGGTTGGAGCTGGCCAAACAGGAAAAACCGGATGTCCTGATCAGCGATATGCTCCTTCCCAAAGTCCACGGAATCGACGTCTGCAAACGGATCAAAAGCGACCCCGAAATGTCGGGGACATCGGTCATCCTGATGACGGGAGTCTATAAAAAGGCTGTGTTCAAACAGGAAACGCGTGACGCCGGCGCCGACGCCTTCCTGGAAAAACCCATTGACACCCCTCTGCTTCTCCAAACCATCGAGAAGTTTCTCAAAGCCCGCTGA
- a CDS encoding redoxin domain-containing protein: MTRHRIAAAGLLFGLFVFFVPAAAEVTVGEKAPEFTGTDSKGIAHTLSGFQGKIVILEWLNHDCPFVVKHYKSGNMQELQKMAAEKDIVWLSVISSAPGKQGHVTGEEADALTAEKNAAPAAVILDPEGTIGRLYDSKTTPHMFIIDPDGILVYNGAIDSIRSANVDDIAKATCYIRKALADMEAGRPVETGVTQPYGCTVKY; encoded by the coding sequence ATGACACGACATCGTATCGCCGCCGCCGGACTGCTGTTCGGCCTGTTTGTGTTTTTCGTTCCCGCGGCCGCCGAGGTCACTGTGGGAGAGAAAGCTCCCGAATTCACGGGCACGGATTCCAAGGGAATCGCCCACACCCTTTCCGGATTCCAGGGGAAAATCGTCATTCTGGAATGGCTGAACCACGATTGTCCGTTCGTCGTCAAGCATTACAAGAGCGGCAACATGCAGGAACTGCAGAAAATGGCCGCCGAGAAAGACATTGTCTGGCTGTCCGTGATTTCCTCGGCGCCCGGCAAGCAGGGCCATGTCACCGGTGAGGAAGCCGATGCGCTGACCGCGGAGAAAAATGCGGCGCCCGCCGCCGTCATCCTGGATCCCGAAGGAACGATCGGCCGGCTCTACGACTCCAAGACGACGCCCCATATGTTCATCATCGATCCCGACGGCATTCTCGTCTACAACGGCGCGATCGACTCCATTCGTTCGGCCAACGTCGACGATATCGCTAAGGCGACATGCTACATCCGAAAGGCGCTGGCCGACATGGAAGCCGGGCGGCCCGTTGAGACGGGGGTGACGCAGCCCTACGGGTGCACCGTCAAATACTAA
- a CDS encoding ABC transporter ATP-binding protein, translating to MTESDSAVSIENLNFSYDGEPVLRNLDLEIRSGETFGILGPSGAGKSTLLLHLNGVLHGRGRVFIGGLEIAKATLPEIRRRVGLVFQNPDDQLFNPTVEEDVAFGPLNMGLERGEVERRVSDALRGMKLEGFEKRISHRLSFGERKRVALATVLAMEPQVIAFDEPFSNLDPAMVENLVDIIRNLKATVIVVSQQILPALACCDRLAVLKEGRILKTATPAELAADRDLLQSCGLDFRSVCRVCRDLVPS from the coding sequence ATGACCGAGTCCGACTCCGCCGTCTCCATTGAAAATCTGAATTTTTCCTATGACGGCGAACCGGTTCTTCGAAACCTCGATCTCGAAATCCGAAGCGGAGAAACATTCGGAATCCTCGGACCTTCGGGTGCGGGAAAATCCACCCTGCTTCTCCACCTGAACGGCGTTCTTCACGGCCGCGGCCGTGTCTTCATCGGCGGCCTGGAAATAGCAAAGGCGACCCTTCCCGAAATCCGGCGCCGGGTCGGCCTGGTCTTTCAAAACCCCGACGACCAGCTCTTCAACCCGACGGTCGAGGAAGACGTGGCCTTCGGTCCGCTCAATATGGGACTCGAACGCGGCGAGGTCGAGCGCCGTGTCTCCGATGCACTGAGAGGCATGAAGCTCGAGGGTTTCGAAAAGAGAATCTCTCACCGCCTGTCTTTCGGCGAGAGGAAACGGGTTGCCCTGGCCACGGTTCTGGCCATGGAGCCTCAAGTCATCGCTTTCGACGAGCCGTTTTCCAACCTCGATCCGGCCATGGTCGAAAATCTTGTCGACATCATCCGCAATCTCAAGGCGACGGTCATCGTCGTCTCCCAACAGATTCTTCCGGCCCTGGCCTGCTGCGACCGCCTGGCCGTCCTCAAGGAAGGCCGCATTCTGAAAACCGCAACGCCGGCCGAACTGGCCGCCGACCGGGATCTTCTCCAATCCTGCGGCCTGGATTTCCGCTCGGTCTGCCGGGTTTGCCGGGATCTCGTGCCGTCCTGA
- the guaA gene encoding glutamine-hydrolyzing GMP synthase, which yields MKHDAIAVIDFGGQYAHLIATKVRRLKVLAEIRQPDDPLDDFQDYQGLIISGSPSLSSFGEDSQYNKAIYDLPIPILGFCFGHQEIAKHYGGTVVHGGSEWGRTRLNICAETPLFRGLESGEQVWMSHFDTVTGIGPDFIEIGTSCLGPEGEVHRFAAIASEKLRRYGVQFHPEVDDTLKGETIISNFLFDICGCRPTWTMDNYLESQVRLIRDRVGEASVFLLISGGVDSAVAAKLLEKALGPGRLRLLHIDNGFMRKNESREVLETLRAAGLGTDLHFADASEAFLSAAAGLIDPEAKRRAVGETFVRVFESEARKLGIEDHLLGQGTIYPDTIETGGTKRADTIKTHHNRVPVIDEMIARGRVVEPLADLYKVEVRELGELLGLPRAVVWKHPFPGPGLAVRLLCSDGTSDRTDFERIEPAVFRIADHYSLEASILPIRSVGVKADLRVYEHPVILSGEADWETWLEVAGRIFREVKGINRCLWNLGPGVPASFEPLAATLTRPRLDLLREADAAVMDGLRRHGVYDDIWQCPTVFVPLSVDGTGRELVVVRPLHSERAMTAAPARLPDALLDELRAAILKLPDISALCLDISSKPPGTIEWE from the coding sequence ATGAAACATGACGCCATCGCGGTCATCGACTTCGGCGGGCAATACGCCCATCTCATCGCCACAAAGGTCCGCCGGCTGAAGGTTTTGGCCGAGATCCGGCAGCCCGACGATCCCCTGGATGACTTTCAGGACTATCAAGGCCTCATCATTTCCGGAAGTCCCAGTCTGTCCTCGTTCGGCGAGGACTCCCAATACAACAAGGCGATTTATGATCTGCCGATTCCCATCCTCGGTTTCTGTTTCGGTCACCAGGAGATCGCCAAACACTACGGCGGAACGGTCGTCCACGGCGGAAGCGAATGGGGCCGGACCCGACTCAACATCTGCGCCGAAACCCCTCTTTTCAGGGGTCTCGAATCCGGCGAGCAGGTCTGGATGAGCCATTTCGACACGGTGACCGGAATCGGCCCGGACTTCATCGAAATCGGCACGTCATGTCTCGGCCCCGAGGGTGAGGTCCACCGGTTTGCCGCCATCGCCTCGGAAAAGCTCCGCCGCTACGGCGTTCAGTTCCATCCCGAGGTTGACGATACGCTGAAGGGCGAAACCATCATCTCCAACTTCCTGTTCGACATCTGCGGATGCCGGCCGACCTGGACTATGGACAACTACCTCGAATCGCAAGTGCGCCTCATCCGGGACAGAGTGGGCGAAGCCTCCGTCTTTCTTCTCATCTCGGGCGGTGTGGATTCCGCCGTGGCCGCCAAGCTCCTCGAGAAGGCCCTCGGCCCGGGAAGACTCCGCCTCCTTCACATCGACAACGGGTTCATGCGCAAAAACGAAAGCCGCGAAGTCCTCGAAACCCTGCGGGCCGCGGGCCTCGGCACCGATCTTCATTTCGCCGATGCATCGGAGGCCTTTCTTTCCGCCGCCGCGGGGCTCATCGATCCCGAAGCCAAACGCCGGGCCGTCGGCGAAACCTTCGTCCGCGTCTTCGAGAGCGAAGCCCGAAAACTGGGGATCGAGGACCATCTTCTGGGACAGGGAACGATCTATCCCGACACGATCGAAACGGGCGGCACGAAACGGGCCGATACCATCAAGACCCACCACAACCGCGTCCCCGTCATCGACGAGATGATCGCCCGCGGCCGCGTCGTCGAACCCCTGGCCGATCTTTACAAGGTCGAAGTCCGCGAGCTCGGCGAACTTCTCGGTCTGCCCCGGGCTGTTGTCTGGAAACATCCCTTCCCGGGTCCGGGTCTGGCCGTTCGGCTTCTCTGCTCGGATGGAACGTCCGACCGGACCGACTTCGAACGGATCGAGCCGGCCGTGTTCCGGATCGCCGACCACTACAGCCTGGAGGCCTCGATTCTTCCCATCCGCTCGGTCGGAGTCAAAGCCGACCTCCGGGTTTATGAACATCCCGTGATCCTGAGCGGCGAGGCGGATTGGGAGACATGGCTTGAGGTCGCCGGACGGATCTTCCGCGAAGTCAAGGGGATCAACCGCTGTCTCTGGAACCTCGGCCCGGGCGTTCCGGCTTCTTTCGAGCCCCTGGCCGCCACTCTGACGCGGCCGCGGCTCGATCTCCTTCGCGAGGCCGACGCGGCCGTCATGGATGGTTTGCGCCGCCACGGCGTTTACGACGACATCTGGCAATGTCCGACGGTCTTCGTGCCTCTCTCTGTGGACGGCACGGGCCGGGAACTTGTCGTCGTCCGGCCCCTCCACTCGGAGCGGGCCATGACCGCGGCACCGGCCCGCCTGCCGGACGCCCTTCTTGACGAACTCCGAGCCGCAATCCTCAAGCTTCCCGATATCTCCGCCTTGTGTCTCGATATCTCTTCGAAACCGCCGGGCACGATCGAGTGGGAGTGA
- a CDS encoding protein-disulfide reductase DsbD family protein translates to MKTAGKIAMAVCVLHFSAGFAAGAAENGLVRAELISEALSVRPGSVVTIALRLEVAEGWHIYWKNPGDSGLPTRVEWILPDGVGASGMSWPAPRKFDEDAAVTFGYESSVDLLVEVEVFCGFPAEPFLNIGARVEWLACRDGCIPGSSEVDLVIPVTDHESLRDSRHEAYFNRVRGDMPRIARNWQVSAAAEPDRIVLSIGLPTKPQAAPEQVVFFPENEGVIDHGAPQIFREEDDGYVLVMSPSPFAAAPPARLRGVLASSNGWRLEEQGSAVLVDVPLTRKELPISEPGSDPAKRSR, encoded by the coding sequence ATGAAAACAGCGGGAAAAATCGCAATGGCCGTCTGTGTTTTGCATTTCAGCGCCGGATTCGCCGCGGGTGCCGCGGAAAACGGGCTTGTCCGCGCGGAGCTCATTTCGGAAGCTCTTTCTGTCCGTCCCGGTTCCGTTGTCACTATCGCGCTCCGGCTGGAAGTCGCCGAGGGCTGGCATATCTATTGGAAAAACCCGGGTGATTCGGGCCTGCCGACCCGCGTCGAATGGATTCTTCCCGACGGCGTGGGCGCCTCCGGGATGTCCTGGCCCGCGCCCCGCAAGTTCGACGAAGATGCGGCCGTGACTTTCGGTTATGAAAGTTCGGTGGATCTTCTTGTCGAAGTCGAGGTGTTTTGCGGTTTCCCTGCCGAACCGTTTCTGAACATCGGGGCTCGCGTGGAATGGCTGGCCTGCCGCGATGGCTGCATTCCCGGAAGTTCCGAGGTGGACCTTGTGATCCCCGTCACGGACCATGAGTCCCTGCGCGATTCCCGTCATGAGGCTTATTTCAACAGGGTGCGCGGAGACATGCCCCGGATTGCCCGGAACTGGCAAGTGTCCGCCGCCGCGGAACCGGACCGGATCGTTCTCTCCATCGGTCTTCCGACGAAGCCGCAGGCTGCGCCAGAACAGGTCGTCTTTTTCCCTGAAAACGAGGGTGTCATCGATCACGGCGCCCCGCAGATTTTCCGGGAAGAGGACGACGGCTATGTTCTTGTCATGAGCCCTTCGCCTTTTGCCGCCGCTCCGCCTGCCCGGCTTCGGGGAGTTCTCGCGTCTTCAAACGGCTGGAGGCTTGAGGAACAAGGTTCGGCCGTCCTTGTCGATGTGCCGCTCACCCGGAAAGAGCTTCCGATTTCCGAACCGGGTTCGGATCCGGCGAAGAGAAGCCGGTAA